From Leptospira langatensis, the proteins below share one genomic window:
- a CDS encoding STAS domain-containing protein, giving the protein MELTVEIKGNSRVIHLIGNMDVHNTHRIEQAFMDHIRKATEQNIVLDMSNVEFVSSAGLRVIVGSLRVCKEREIQLKLAALRPAVRKVFEIIDMDSLFRIYDTVDSSLQ; this is encoded by the coding sequence ATGGAACTTACAGTAGAAATCAAAGGGAACTCGAGGGTGATTCATCTGATCGGGAACATGGATGTTCATAATACCCATAGGATCGAACAAGCGTTCATGGATCATATCCGAAAGGCTACGGAGCAGAATATCGTATTGGACATGTCCAATGTAGAGTTCGTTTCTTCGGCAGGCCTTAGAGTGATCGTAGGATCCTTGCGAGTCTGCAAGGAAAGAGAGATCCAATTGAAACTTGCAGCGCTTCGTCCTGCGGTGAGAAAGGTATTCGAGATCATAGACATGGATTCTCTTTTTAGGATCTATGATACGGTAGATTCTTCCTTACAATAG
- a CDS encoding SpoIIE family protein phosphatase yields MTQPKKKETLLRSRPDGSLFLEEGLGVSAIFDSFLRESMALTRAEVGGIFARTESGQIRQISGKNEKDLIEASHWAFSDSGKDLLLEKGKTPPWGKHASKYPILVCKLKAEDVDNTLKKNQSSYAILVLLGKTTADRFAKTDFELLRTTCKTVGRLLKESHVSGDASLVTLSLLATTQLVLEAAQAKRQSERFDFLLTEVIRVSGLINSSLDLSQLLEAIMLSSKTVFRTEACSVLLLDETKENLYFHTVLGEKSEAVSKMKVPVGKGVAGLVVRERKPIIINDAQNDDRVYKEVDKASQFTTRNIMAAPLVANDEVIGVIEAINTVDRETFTGEDLELFLSFSGTSALAIQKTGLLQNLENANRDLRKKVSELQSLFELSQAVSQSSNRLSLVRRSIRMIIRELDATVAGIFLYSLSKEDHVNCAYFDGNREKIDRVLESEMEGTQILSSIKEGLPVLKRDILNQPFPKELDRRFLKGSYIIVPLFLSSGEAYGAVTVGDRKDKLSYQDSDFRLLQTMASQFTKGFEAFRLRNEMLEKKAIQQEMEITRKIQQNILPSEKSFHSNFDLGILSAPAKDVSGDFYDYYQYSDGQYSFLIADVSGKSLPAALFMAMSSSIIRTLARNHDLTPEEILRQGNELIFEDSHFGMFVTAFFIHYNPSLFTIEYASAGHNDQVWIKEDGSYELLKGQGPPLGVIPTAKYKGGNFRVKPGDIFVLYTDGAVEEKDPQGNEFGLERMIEEIRARRHLPAKKIVEELYHTVREFSSGKEPFDDFTVLLLKYNDDFQFFRTFDASTAQIPIFREFIYDTIKVRNLPDFLRDDILLACDEAATNIVMHGYRDTLLRNPKFDCKIRFTEDSITIVLTDSGRGFDRRTVKEPSIEENLTGKRKGGFGVYLIETLMDVVDYKIEEGRNLLTLQKYFR; encoded by the coding sequence TTGACTCAGCCTAAAAAAAAGGAGACATTGCTTAGAAGTCGACCCGACGGCTCCCTCTTCTTGGAGGAGGGTCTCGGAGTCTCCGCGATCTTTGACAGCTTCTTACGAGAGTCCATGGCTCTCACCCGAGCGGAAGTCGGGGGTATCTTTGCAAGAACTGAGTCGGGGCAGATCCGACAAATTTCCGGAAAGAATGAAAAGGATCTGATAGAAGCATCTCACTGGGCATTCTCCGATTCCGGCAAAGACCTTTTATTAGAAAAAGGTAAAACTCCCCCCTGGGGCAAGCACGCCAGCAAATATCCTATTCTTGTCTGCAAACTCAAAGCGGAAGATGTGGATAATACTCTCAAAAAGAACCAGTCCAGTTACGCAATCCTTGTTCTTCTCGGAAAGACTACCGCGGATCGATTTGCTAAGACTGACTTCGAATTGCTCCGTACCACTTGCAAAACCGTAGGAAGACTTCTCAAGGAGTCCCATGTCTCAGGTGATGCGTCTCTTGTGACACTCTCCTTACTTGCTACGACTCAATTGGTTTTGGAAGCGGCTCAGGCAAAGAGACAATCTGAGCGTTTCGATTTTCTACTTACCGAGGTCATTCGGGTTTCGGGACTCATCAATTCTTCTCTGGATCTTTCTCAGCTTTTAGAAGCGATCATGCTTTCGTCCAAGACAGTGTTTCGGACAGAAGCATGCAGTGTACTTCTTCTGGACGAGACGAAAGAGAATCTTTACTTTCATACTGTTTTGGGGGAAAAGAGCGAAGCAGTCTCCAAGATGAAGGTCCCGGTCGGCAAAGGGGTCGCCGGTTTAGTCGTTCGGGAAAGAAAGCCCATCATTATCAACGACGCTCAAAACGACGATCGTGTCTATAAGGAAGTGGACAAGGCTTCTCAGTTCACTACCAGAAACATCATGGCTGCACCTCTCGTTGCAAACGACGAGGTGATCGGCGTTATCGAAGCAATCAATACCGTTGATAGAGAAACATTCACTGGCGAAGACCTAGAGCTATTCTTGAGCTTTTCCGGAACCTCAGCACTTGCGATCCAAAAAACGGGACTTCTCCAAAACTTGGAAAATGCAAACAGGGATCTCCGAAAAAAAGTCTCGGAACTACAGTCCTTATTCGAACTTTCCCAAGCAGTTAGTCAATCCAGCAATCGCTTGAGCCTTGTCAGAAGATCCATCCGAATGATCATCCGAGAGTTGGATGCGACTGTCGCCGGTATCTTCTTATATAGCCTTAGTAAAGAAGATCATGTAAACTGCGCATACTTTGATGGGAATCGAGAAAAGATCGATCGAGTCCTAGAATCCGAAATGGAAGGAACCCAAATCCTATCCAGCATCAAAGAAGGATTGCCTGTTTTAAAAAGAGACATCCTAAACCAACCATTCCCCAAGGAGTTGGATCGAAGGTTCTTGAAAGGGTCCTATATTATCGTTCCCTTATTCTTATCCAGTGGGGAAGCATACGGTGCCGTGACAGTAGGAGATAGAAAGGATAAACTTTCCTACCAGGATTCTGATTTTAGGCTCTTGCAGACCATGGCTTCTCAGTTCACAAAAGGATTCGAGGCATTCCGTTTACGTAACGAGATGTTGGAGAAGAAGGCGATCCAACAGGAGATGGAGATCACTCGAAAGATCCAACAGAACATTCTTCCTTCGGAGAAGTCCTTCCATTCTAATTTCGATCTGGGAATTCTTTCTGCTCCTGCCAAGGATGTTTCGGGAGACTTTTACGATTACTACCAGTACAGCGACGGACAGTATTCGTTTTTGATCGCAGACGTTTCCGGTAAAAGCCTACCTGCAGCACTTTTCATGGCGATGAGTTCTTCTATCATTCGTACTCTAGCTCGAAACCATGATCTAACTCCGGAAGAGATCCTTCGACAAGGAAATGAACTCATCTTCGAGGACTCTCATTTTGGGATGTTCGTAACCGCATTCTTCATTCACTATAATCCTTCTCTCTTTACGATCGAGTATGCATCCGCTGGTCATAACGACCAGGTCTGGATCAAGGAAGATGGCTCTTATGAATTGCTCAAAGGACAAGGTCCTCCTTTAGGTGTGATCCCAACTGCAAAGTACAAGGGCGGGAATTTCCGAGTCAAACCGGGAGATATCTTCGTTCTATACACGGACGGCGCAGTGGAGGAGAAGGATCCACAAGGTAATGAGTTCGGATTGGAAAGGATGATCGAAGAGATCCGAGCGAGAAGGCATCTTCCTGCAAAGAAAATCGTAGAAGAATTGTACCATACAGTGAGAGAGTTCTCGTCTGGAAAAGAGCCTTTCGACGATTTTACGGTCCTTCTTCTGAAGTACAACGACGATTTTCAATTTTTTAGGACCTTTGATGCCAGTACGGCTCAAATCCCCATTTTCAGAGAGTTTATTTACGATACGATCAAGGTAAGGAATCTACCGGATTTCCTAAGAGATGATATACTTTTGGCCTGCGACGAGGCTGCGACCAATATTGTAATGCACGGTTATAGGGATACTCTGCTCAGAAATCCGAAATTCGATTGTAAAATTCGGTTCACGGAAGATTCTATCACGATCGTATTAACGGATTCCGGAAGGGGATTCGATAGAAGGACCGTCAAAGAGCCTTCCATAGAGGAAAATCTCACCGGAAAGAGAAAGGGCGGCTTCGGCGTATATCTGATAGAGACGTTAATGGACGTTGTGGATTATAAGATCGAGGAGGGAAGGAATCTTCTTACCCTCCAAAAATACTTTCGTTAA